The following proteins are encoded in a genomic region of Shinella zoogloeoides:
- a CDS encoding host attachment protein, with product MTATTWILAADGNQARLLKGVNLLKEGQQSPEQEVFRWEPKKAQDIMADKPGRSHSSVGPGRSSMEYSSDPVREEQQKFTAEIAGRIDDYAAEGAFDRLVLCAAPQTLGDLRGRLSDKARALTVVEIDKNFSNLPTEKLIASVRSIMFET from the coding sequence ATGACCGCTACGACCTGGATCCTCGCCGCAGACGGCAATCAGGCCCGCCTGCTCAAGGGCGTGAACCTGCTGAAGGAGGGCCAGCAGAGCCCGGAGCAGGAGGTCTTTCGCTGGGAACCGAAGAAGGCTCAGGACATCATGGCCGACAAGCCGGGCCGCAGCCATTCCTCGGTCGGCCCCGGCCGGTCCTCCATGGAATATTCGAGCGACCCGGTGCGCGAGGAGCAGCAGAAATTCACCGCCGAGATCGCCGGGCGGATCGACGACTATGCCGCCGAAGGCGCGTTCGACCGGCTCGTGCTCTGCGCCGCGCCGCAGACGCTCGGCGATCTGCGCGGCAGGCTTTCCGACAAGGCGCGCGCGCTGACGGTCGTGGAGATCGACAAGAACTTCTCCAACCTGCCGACGGAAAAGCTGATCGCCAGCGTCCGCTCGATCATGTTCGAGACCTGA
- a CDS encoding DEAD/DEAH box helicase, translated as MTTFHDLGLSKTIVATLSALGFEKATPIQEKAIPLVLEGSDLIGLAQTGTGKTAAFGLPMIEKLLADARRPDPRNIRALILAPTRELVNQIADNLRDFVKKTPLRVVTVVGGASINKQSEMLNRGTDILVATPGRLLDLVARKSVTLTQARYLVLDEADQMLDLGFIHDLRKISKMVPKNRQTLLFSATMPKLIAELAGEYLSNPKKVEVTPPGKAADKVEQYVHFVPGKDQKTQILKQTLTDNPDGLSLVFSRTKHGAEKLMKHLDHVGFKAASIHGNKSQGQRERALKAFRDGEIRVLVATDVAARGIDIPGVTHVYNYDLPEVPDAYVHRIGRTARNGRDGIAIAFCAPDEAHLLRDIERLMGIKIAVASGEAPAEVSTAGPGGKSRKGRNSRGGGQRSGNGNGRAANRPARQPFGDGAQAEAGAPAGAKRPQHGRPAQKQGDRQNRNHGGNGQPGRPQRSGKPRRPEGQRREQA; from the coding sequence TTGACAACTTTCCACGACCTCGGTCTCTCGAAGACCATCGTCGCCACCCTCTCCGCGCTCGGCTTCGAAAAGGCGACACCGATCCAGGAAAAGGCCATTCCGCTGGTCCTCGAAGGCTCGGACCTCATCGGTCTCGCCCAGACCGGCACCGGCAAGACGGCCGCCTTCGGCCTGCCGATGATCGAGAAGCTTCTCGCTGACGCCCGCCGTCCCGACCCGCGCAACATCCGCGCCCTCATCCTTGCTCCGACCCGCGAACTGGTGAACCAGATCGCCGACAACCTGCGCGACTTCGTGAAGAAGACGCCGCTGCGCGTCGTCACCGTCGTCGGCGGCGCTTCCATCAACAAGCAGTCGGAAATGCTGAACCGCGGCACCGACATCCTCGTCGCCACGCCGGGCCGCCTGCTCGACCTCGTCGCCCGCAAGTCCGTGACGCTGACGCAGGCCCGCTACCTCGTGCTCGACGAGGCCGACCAGATGCTCGACCTCGGCTTCATCCACGATCTGCGCAAGATTTCGAAAATGGTGCCGAAGAACCGCCAGACGCTGCTCTTCTCGGCCACCATGCCCAAGCTGATCGCCGAGCTTGCCGGCGAATATCTGTCGAACCCGAAGAAGGTCGAGGTCACCCCGCCCGGCAAGGCCGCCGACAAGGTGGAGCAGTACGTGCACTTCGTGCCCGGCAAGGACCAGAAGACGCAGATCCTCAAGCAGACGCTCACCGACAATCCGGACGGCCTGTCGCTCGTCTTCTCGCGCACCAAGCACGGCGCGGAAAAGCTGATGAAGCATCTCGACCATGTCGGCTTCAAGGCTGCTTCGATCCACGGCAACAAGAGCCAGGGCCAGCGCGAGCGCGCCCTCAAGGCCTTCCGTGACGGCGAGATCCGCGTGCTGGTCGCCACCGACGTCGCCGCCCGCGGCATCGACATTCCGGGCGTCACCCACGTCTACAACTACGACCTGCCGGAAGTGCCGGACGCCTACGTCCACCGCATCGGCCGCACGGCCCGCAACGGCCGCGACGGCATCGCCATCGCCTTCTGCGCTCCGGACGAGGCGCATCTCCTGCGCGATATCGAGCGGCTGATGGGCATCAAGATCGCCGTCGCCAGCGGCGAGGCCCCGGCCGAAGTCAGCACGGCAGGCCCCGGCGGCAAGTCCCGCAAGGGCCGCAACAGCCGCGGCGGCGGCCAGCGCTCGGGCAACGGCAACGGCCGCGCCGCGAACCGCCCGGCACGCCAGCCCTTCGGTGACGGCGCGCAGGCGGAAGCCGGTGCCCCCGCCGGCGCCAAGCGCCCGCAGCACGGCCGCCCGGCCCAGAAGCAGGGCGACCGCCAGAACCGCAACCACGGCGGCAACGGCCAGCCCGGTCGCCCGCAGCGCAGCGGCAAGCCGCGCCGCCCGGAAGGCCAGCGCCGCGAACAGGCGTGA
- a CDS encoding DMT family transporter codes for MSLDRLAPAIFVLLWSTGWVVAKFGAIVSEPLTFLSIRYVTAAILFTVLCLASRAAWPRDMRTVLHAIVSGAFLHGIYLGTVWWAIGQGVPAALSSIIAALQPLMTALAAPFFIGERLGTMQKLGICLGFLGVLIAVLPKFFGQSAAEIPAFAIVVNMLGMAAVTYGTIYQKQHLHTGDIRTIATLQYVGALVVTVPFALALENLHVDFGFAFVALLAWSVLGISVGAILLLLYLLRRGQVSRAASLIYLVPPIAALQAAAVFGEELTVPMILGTAIVVVGVYLTNRKDVAPAE; via the coding sequence ATGTCCCTCGACCGCCTGGCTCCGGCCATCTTCGTCCTGCTCTGGTCCACCGGCTGGGTCGTCGCCAAGTTCGGCGCCATCGTCTCCGAGCCGCTGACCTTCCTCAGCATCCGCTATGTGACGGCAGCCATCCTGTTCACCGTGCTCTGTCTCGCTTCGCGGGCCGCATGGCCGCGCGACATGCGCACCGTCCTGCACGCCATCGTCTCGGGCGCCTTCCTGCACGGCATCTATCTCGGCACGGTCTGGTGGGCGATCGGCCAGGGCGTGCCGGCGGCGCTCTCCTCGATCATCGCCGCCCTCCAGCCGCTGATGACGGCGCTGGCGGCGCCCTTCTTCATCGGGGAAAGGCTGGGCACGATGCAGAAGCTCGGAATCTGTCTCGGTTTTCTCGGGGTGCTGATCGCCGTCCTGCCGAAGTTCTTCGGCCAAAGCGCGGCGGAGATCCCGGCCTTCGCCATCGTCGTCAACATGCTGGGCATGGCGGCCGTCACCTATGGCACGATCTACCAGAAGCAGCACCTGCATACCGGTGACATCCGCACCATCGCGACGCTGCAATATGTCGGCGCGCTGGTCGTCACCGTCCCCTTCGCGCTCGCCCTGGAAAACCTGCATGTCGATTTCGGCTTCGCCTTCGTCGCGCTGCTCGCCTGGTCGGTGCTCGGCATTTCCGTGGGCGCGATCCTGCTGCTGCTCTATCTCCTGCGCCGCGGCCAGGTCTCCCGTGCCGCCTCGCTCATCTATCTCGTCCCCCCCATCGCCGCCCTGCAGGCCGCCGCCGTCTTCGGCGAGGAGCTGACGGTTCCGATGATCCTCGGGACAGCCATCGTGGTGGTGGGGGTCTACCTCACGAACCGCAAGGACGTCGCGCCGGCGGAGTGA
- a CDS encoding circularly permuted type 2 ATP-grasp protein, with product MMNADSGARQPYQNYHEWYEAQDRARLIAKSRDAENLFRKTGITFAVYGHADSSEKLIPFDIIPRIISGREWRKLAQGIEQRVIALNAFLDDIYHKQEIIKAGRIPRELIERNEAFLPQMIGFKPPGGVYTHIVGTDIVRTGEDQFYVLEDNARTPSGVSYMLENRETMMQMFPELFHLNKVRPVEDYPKLLRQSLASLAPPGCSGKPRVAVLTPGIFNSAYYEHAFLADMMGVELVEGSDLRVVDGKVKMRTTRGYEAIDVLYRRVDDDFLDPMTFRPDSALGIPGIMDVYKAGNITIANAPGTGISDDKAIYSYMPEIVEFYTGRKAILENVPTWRCSEEDSLKYVLEHLSELVVKEVHGSGGYGMLVGPTATKKECAAFAEKLKARPANYIAQPTLSLSTVPILVNKGIAPRHVDLRPYVLVSDKVQIIPGGLTRVALKEGSLVVNSSQGGGTKDTWVLED from the coding sequence ATGATGAACGCGGACTCCGGTGCGCGCCAGCCATACCAGAACTACCATGAATGGTACGAAGCACAGGATCGGGCCCGCCTGATCGCCAAATCGAGGGACGCCGAGAACCTCTTCCGCAAAACCGGCATCACCTTCGCGGTCTACGGGCACGCCGACAGTTCCGAAAAGCTCATCCCCTTCGACATCATACCGCGCATCATCTCCGGCCGGGAATGGCGCAAGCTCGCCCAGGGCATCGAGCAGCGGGTCATCGCCCTCAACGCCTTCCTCGATGACATCTACCACAAGCAGGAGATCATCAAGGCGGGCCGCATCCCGCGCGAGCTGATCGAGCGCAACGAGGCGTTCCTGCCGCAGATGATCGGCTTCAAGCCGCCGGGCGGCGTCTATACCCACATCGTCGGCACCGACATCGTGCGCACCGGCGAAGACCAGTTCTACGTGCTGGAGGACAATGCCCGCACCCCGTCCGGCGTCAGCTACATGCTGGAGAACCGGGAAACCATGATGCAGATGTTCCCGGAGCTGTTCCACCTCAACAAGGTGCGCCCGGTCGAGGACTATCCGAAACTGCTGCGCCAGAGCCTTGCTTCCCTCGCCCCGCCCGGCTGTTCCGGCAAGCCGCGTGTCGCGGTGCTGACGCCCGGCATCTTCAACTCCGCCTATTACGAGCACGCCTTCCTCGCCGACATGATGGGCGTGGAGCTGGTGGAAGGCTCGGACCTGCGCGTCGTCGACGGCAAGGTGAAGATGCGCACCACCCGCGGCTACGAGGCCATCGACGTCCTCTACCGCCGCGTCGACGACGACTTCCTCGATCCCATGACTTTCCGGCCGGATTCCGCGCTCGGCATCCCCGGCATCATGGACGTCTACAAGGCCGGCAACATCACCATTGCCAACGCCCCGGGCACCGGCATTTCCGACGACAAGGCGATCTATTCCTACATGCCCGAGATCGTCGAGTTCTATACCGGCCGCAAGGCGATCCTGGAGAACGTGCCGACATGGCGCTGCTCGGAGGAGGACAGCCTGAAATACGTGCTGGAGCACCTGAGCGAACTCGTCGTCAAGGAAGTGCACGGCTCGGGCGGCTACGGCATGCTCGTCGGCCCGACCGCCACGAAGAAGGAATGCGCGGCCTTCGCCGAGAAACTGAAGGCCCGGCCGGCGAACTACATCGCCCAGCCGACGCTCTCCCTCTCCACCGTGCCGATTCTCGTCAACAAGGGCATCGCGCCCCGGCATGTCGACCTTCGGCCCTATGTGCTGGTTTCCGACAAGGTGCAGATCATTCCCGGCGGGCTGACCCGCGTGGCGCTGAAGGAAGGCTCGCTGGTGGTCAATT